In Pseudomonas sp. ADAK18, a single window of DNA contains:
- a CDS encoding transporter substrate-binding domain-containing protein — MIKRYLSALLLGIVVLSHGGLALAGAIDEAVRRGVLKVGTDPTYVPFEMTDKRGRVVGFEIDLLREMSKSLGVKLELVTVAYTELLPGLMANQFDMIGSGMTVTQERNLALNFSDSFIIVGQTVLFHPRLAGKVGSIEDLNEAGYRIVATEGTTGEAAAKRFLGTAQLNSFPTPEEGVSQVVEGKADAFIHDAPYNLIAIARPENSQLLALEQPFTYEPLAFGLKKGDYDSLNWINHFLNQIAQDGTYDRLHDKWFKDTDWLAEID; from the coding sequence ATGATCAAAAGGTATTTGTCGGCGCTGCTGCTTGGCATTGTTGTGCTTTCCCACGGCGGCCTGGCGCTGGCGGGTGCGATTGATGAGGCCGTCCGGCGTGGGGTGCTGAAAGTCGGGACTGATCCCACTTATGTGCCTTTCGAAATGACCGATAAGCGGGGCCGTGTCGTCGGTTTTGAAATCGATCTGCTGCGAGAGATGAGCAAGTCCCTGGGGGTGAAGCTGGAGTTGGTAACGGTGGCTTACACGGAGTTGCTTCCAGGGCTGATGGCCAACCAGTTCGACATGATTGGCAGCGGCATGACCGTGACCCAGGAGCGCAACCTCGCGCTCAATTTCAGTGATTCGTTCATCATCGTCGGGCAGACGGTACTGTTTCATCCTCGGTTGGCAGGCAAGGTGGGTAGCATCGAAGACTTGAACGAAGCGGGGTATCGGATCGTTGCAACCGAAGGCACCACGGGGGAGGCGGCGGCCAAACGGTTTCTTGGCACTGCACAACTGAACAGTTTTCCAACACCGGAAGAGGGTGTTAGCCAGGTGGTCGAGGGCAAGGCCGACGCCTTTATCCATGACGCGCCCTATAACCTGATCGCCATCGCCAGGCCGGAAAACAGCCAACTGTTGGCGTTGGAGCAACCGTTCACCTACGAGCCCCTGGCGTTTGGCCTGAAAAAAGGCGATTACGACAGCCTCAACTGGATCAATCACTTTCTCAACCAGATTGCCCAGGATGGCACCTACGATCGCCTGCACGACAAATGGTTCAAGGACACGGATTGGCTGGCGGAAATTGATTGA
- a CDS encoding amino acid ABC transporter permease — protein sequence MKQKKAQWPWHLLTVVVLVGLAGALYYATSLMSYEWRWNRVPQYFAYQAEESQRAADISTVVELVRKGDVAEVTLRNDAGVEQHLTVADNSLQVARGDDVAEGDVVGVNRHWALGPLMWGLWTTLWLSVVSGILGLAIGLATGLCRLSSNPTLRDLSTIYVELVRGTPLLVQIFIFYFFIGTVLNLSREFAGIAALSLFTGAYVAEIIRAGVQSIARGQNEAARSLGLSAGQSMRHVVMPQALKRVLPPLAGQFISLVKDTSLVSVIAITELLKSGREVITTSFSPFEILFCVAGLYLLINLPLSKIASRLERRLAQSD from the coding sequence ATGAAACAGAAAAAAGCCCAATGGCCCTGGCACCTGCTGACGGTGGTCGTGTTGGTTGGCCTGGCTGGCGCCTTGTATTACGCCACCTCGCTGATGTCCTACGAATGGCGCTGGAACCGCGTGCCGCAGTACTTCGCCTATCAGGCCGAAGAGTCCCAGCGTGCAGCGGATATTTCCACCGTCGTTGAACTGGTACGCAAAGGCGATGTGGCCGAAGTCACCCTGCGTAATGACGCGGGTGTCGAACAGCACCTGACTGTTGCCGACAACAGCCTGCAAGTAGCGCGCGGTGACGATGTGGCTGAAGGCGACGTGGTGGGTGTGAACCGGCATTGGGCGTTGGGCCCGCTGATGTGGGGCTTGTGGACCACCTTATGGCTGTCGGTGGTGTCCGGTATTCTCGGCCTGGCGATTGGCCTGGCCACCGGTTTGTGTCGTTTGTCCAGTAACCCGACCTTGCGGGATTTATCGACGATCTACGTTGAACTGGTGCGCGGTACGCCGCTATTGGTGCAGATTTTCATTTTCTACTTCTTCATCGGCACGGTGCTGAACCTGTCCCGGGAATTCGCCGGGATCGCCGCCTTGTCGCTGTTTACCGGCGCCTACGTGGCAGAAATCATTCGCGCCGGGGTGCAGTCGATTGCCCGTGGCCAGAACGAAGCTGCCCGCTCCCTGGGTTTGAGTGCCGGCCAGTCAATGCGCCATGTGGTAATGCCGCAAGCGCTCAAGCGTGTGCTGCCGCCGCTGGCCGGGCAATTCATCAGCCTGGTGAAGGACACCTCCCTGGTGTCGGTCATCGCCATTACCGAACTGCTCAAGAGCGGACGCGAAGTGATCACCACCTCGTTCTCGCCGTTTGAAATCCTGTTCTGCGTTGCAGGCCTGTACCTGCTGATCAACCTGCCGCTGTCGAAAATCGCCAGTCGGCTTGAGCGGAGGCTCGCGCAAAGTGATTGA
- a CDS encoding glucan biosynthesis protein G — protein MIVSPCNAPKLSAKRLRNALVTGSALFCLFGAGQLWAFSLDDVSAKAKELAGQKYEAPRSNLPNEFREMKFADYQKIRFRNEKAEWADQKTPFKLSFYHQGMHFDTPVKINEVTADSVQEIKYDPARFDFGDVKFDPKSTEQLGYAGFRVLYPINKDDKQDEIMTMLGASYFRVVGKDQVYGLSARGMAIDTALPSGEEFPRFTEFWIERPKPGDKHLVIFALLDSPRATGAYRLILRPGTDTVVDVKSQMFLRDKVTKLGIAPLTSMYLFGANQPSKVLNYRRELHDSSGLSIHAGNGEWIWRPLNNPKHLSVSNFTVENPRGFGLLQRGRNFSHYEDLDDNYDKRPSAWIEPEGDWGKGSVDLVEIPTADETNDNIVAFWSPETLPEPGKPLDVSYRLHWTLDDAAYHSPDSSWVKQTLRSTGDVKQSNLIRQPDGSVAYLVDFEGPALKKLPADAPVRSQVSVGDNAEIVENSVRYNPHTQGWRLTLRLKIKDAGKPTEMRAALVQDIVKPEPEKASSQVLKADKVLAKQHEKQAKKEAKEAKDAKDKDAKQPEAAAPATTPEPNKTEQVLSETWSYQLPADE, from the coding sequence GTGATTGTTAGTCCCTGTAATGCACCAAAATTGTCTGCCAAACGGTTACGAAATGCACTGGTAACGGGCTCTGCCCTGTTTTGCCTGTTCGGCGCCGGTCAACTGTGGGCATTCAGTCTGGATGATGTGTCGGCCAAGGCAAAAGAGCTGGCCGGGCAGAAATACGAAGCCCCGCGCAGCAATTTGCCAAACGAATTCCGCGAAATGAAATTCGCTGATTACCAAAAAATTCGTTTCCGCAATGAGAAAGCCGAGTGGGCCGATCAGAAAACCCCGTTCAAATTGTCCTTCTATCACCAGGGTATGCACTTCGATACACCGGTGAAGATCAACGAAGTGACCGCCGACAGCGTCCAGGAAATCAAGTACGACCCCGCTCGTTTCGATTTCGGCGACGTCAAGTTTGATCCCAAGTCTACCGAACAGCTGGGTTATGCCGGCTTTCGCGTCCTGTACCCGATCAACAAGGACGATAAGCAAGACGAAATCATGACCATGCTCGGCGCCAGCTACTTCCGCGTCGTCGGCAAAGATCAGGTCTATGGCCTGTCTGCGCGTGGCATGGCCATCGATACCGCCTTGCCGTCCGGCGAAGAGTTCCCGCGGTTTACCGAGTTCTGGATCGAGCGTCCAAAACCGGGCGACAAGCATCTGGTGATCTTCGCCCTGCTGGATTCTCCGCGGGCCACTGGCGCCTATCGTCTGATCTTGCGTCCGGGCACCGACACCGTGGTCGACGTCAAATCCCAGATGTTCCTGCGTGACAAAGTCACCAAGCTGGGCATCGCTCCGCTGACCAGCATGTACCTGTTCGGCGCCAACCAGCCGTCCAAGGTCCTCAACTACCGTCGTGAACTGCACGATTCCAGCGGTCTGTCGATCCATGCCGGTAACGGCGAGTGGATCTGGCGCCCACTGAACAACCCTAAACACCTGTCTGTCAGCAACTTCACCGTGGAAAACCCACGTGGTTTCGGCCTGCTGCAACGCGGTCGCAACTTCAGCCACTACGAAGACCTCGACGACAACTACGACAAGCGTCCAAGTGCCTGGATCGAGCCTGAGGGCGACTGGGGCAAAGGTTCTGTCGACCTGGTGGAAATCCCGACCGCCGATGAAACCAACGACAACATCGTTGCCTTCTGGAGCCCGGAAACACTGCCAGAGCCAGGCAAACCGCTGGATGTCAGCTACCGCCTGCACTGGACCCTGGACGACGCTGCCTACCACTCGCCTGACAGTTCCTGGGTCAAGCAGACCCTGCGCTCGACCGGCGACGTCAAACAGTCGAACCTGATTCGCCAGCCGGATGGCAGCGTGGCTTACCTGGTTGATTTCGAAGGCCCTGCTCTCAAGAAGTTGCCGGCTGATGCTCCGGTTCGTAGCCAGGTCAGCGTCGGTGACAACGCCGAGATCGTTGAAAACAGCGTTCGCTACAACCCGCACACTCAAGGTTGGCGCCTGACCCTGCGTCTGAAGATCAAGGACGCGGGCAAGCCTACCGAGATGCGTGCAGCCCTGGTGCAGGACATCGTCAAGCCTGAGCCAGAGAAGGCTTCGAGCCAGGTGCTCAAGGCTGACAAGGTCTTGGCCAAGCAGCACGAGAAACAGGCCAAGAAAGAAGCCAAGGAAGCTAAAGACGCCAAGGACAAGGATGCCAAGCAGCCAGAAGCGGCTGCCCCAGCCACAACACCAGAACCGAACAAGACCGAACAAGTCCTGAGCGAGACCTGGAGCTATCAGTTGCCTGCCGATGAGTAA
- the mdoH gene encoding glucans biosynthesis glucosyltransferase MdoH, whose protein sequence is MSNSQAQPETLAEYLAHLPMTDEQRAELAGCTSFTELHERLSSATFDAPVDAAQASVGRRLTLNSAEELQDAEMLALDASGRVCLKATPPIRRTKVVPEPWRTNILVRGWRRLTGRTNPPAPPKDERVLPAARWRTVGSIRRYILLVLMLGQTIVAGWYMKGIMPYQGWSFVDLDEIRNQTLLQTATQVLPYALQTSILILFGILFCWVSAGFWTALMGFLELLTGHDKYRISGKSAGNEPIAKEARTALVMPICNEDVPRVFAGLRATFESVAATGDLDRFDFFVLSDSNEADICIAEQQAWLDVCREAGGFGKIFYRRRRRRVKRKSGNLDDFCRRWGGDYKYMVVLDADSVMSGECLTSLVRLMEATPDAGIIQTAPRASGMDTLYARMQQFATRVYGPLFTAGLHFWQLGESHYWGHNAIIRMKPFIEHCALAPLPGKGAFAGAILSHDFVEAALMRRAGWGVWIAYDLPGSYEELPPNLLDELKRDRRWCHGNLMNFRLFLVKGMHPVHRAVFLTGVMSYLSAPLWFFFLVLSTALLAVNTLMEPQYFMAPRQLYPLWPQWHPDKAVALFSTTVVLLFLPKLLSIILIWAKGAKEFGGKFKVTLSMLLEMLFSMLLAPVRMIFHTRFVLAAFLGWAATWNSPQRDDDSTPWSEAVKRHGPQTLLGFFWALLVVWLNPSFLWWLVPIVGSLMLSIPVSVISSRVKLGLKSRDESLFLIPEEYNPPQALLSTDQYTHENRWHALNDGFVRAVVDPQQNALACALATSRHGQAEPIEWLRVERVRHALKVGPAGLNNGERLALLSDPVALARLHEQVWSEGHAEWLAAWRESVKADPHAPLLPLKPQSSQALPA, encoded by the coding sequence ATGAGTAATTCCCAAGCCCAACCAGAGACTCTTGCCGAGTACCTGGCGCACCTCCCGATGACTGATGAGCAGCGCGCCGAATTGGCGGGCTGCACGTCCTTCACCGAACTGCACGAGCGTCTGTCGTCGGCCACCTTCGATGCGCCTGTCGACGCTGCCCAAGCGTCGGTGGGCCGTCGTCTGACCCTCAACAGCGCCGAAGAGCTGCAAGATGCCGAAATGCTGGCGCTGGACGCCAGTGGTCGGGTCTGCCTCAAGGCCACGCCGCCGATCCGTCGGACCAAGGTGGTGCCTGAACCGTGGCGTACCAATATTCTGGTCCGTGGCTGGCGTCGCCTGACCGGTCGCACCAATCCTCCGGCGCCGCCGAAGGACGAACGTGTGTTGCCGGCTGCTCGCTGGCGCACCGTCGGTTCGATTCGTCGCTATATCCTGCTGGTGTTGATGCTCGGTCAGACCATCGTCGCGGGTTGGTACATGAAAGGCATCATGCCTTACCAGGGCTGGTCCTTCGTCGACCTGGACGAGATCCGCAATCAGACCTTGCTGCAGACGGCCACCCAGGTGCTGCCTTATGCCCTGCAAACCAGCATCCTGATTCTGTTCGGGATTTTGTTCTGCTGGGTCTCGGCTGGTTTCTGGACCGCACTGATGGGCTTCCTGGAACTACTGACCGGTCACGATAAATACCGTATTTCCGGGAAAAGTGCCGGTAACGAGCCGATCGCGAAAGAAGCGCGCACTGCCTTGGTCATGCCGATCTGCAACGAAGACGTGCCCCGGGTATTTGCCGGCTTGCGCGCGACCTTCGAGTCGGTTGCCGCTACCGGTGACCTGGATCGCTTCGACTTCTTCGTCCTCAGTGACAGTAACGAGGCCGATATCTGTATCGCCGAGCAGCAAGCCTGGCTCGACGTCTGCCGTGAAGCGGGTGGTTTCGGCAAGATTTTCTATCGTCGCCGTCGCCGTCGCGTCAAACGCAAGAGTGGCAACCTCGACGACTTCTGCCGTCGTTGGGGCGGTGACTACAAGTACATGGTGGTCCTCGACGCCGACAGCGTAATGAGCGGCGAATGCTTGACCAGCCTGGTGCGCTTGATGGAAGCCACGCCGGACGCCGGGATCATCCAGACCGCGCCGCGGGCGTCGGGCATGGACACCCTGTATGCGCGCATGCAGCAGTTTGCCACTCGCGTTTATGGCCCGCTGTTCACCGCCGGCCTGCACTTCTGGCAGTTGGGTGAATCCCACTACTGGGGGCACAACGCTATTATCCGCATGAAGCCGTTTATCGAGCACTGCGCCTTGGCGCCGTTGCCGGGTAAAGGTGCGTTTGCGGGTGCGATTCTCTCCCACGACTTCGTTGAAGCAGCGCTGATGCGCCGTGCCGGCTGGGGTGTGTGGATTGCCTACGATTTGCCGGGCAGCTACGAAGAGTTACCGCCGAACCTGCTGGACGAACTCAAGCGTGACCGTCGCTGGTGCCACGGTAACCTGATGAACTTCCGCCTGTTCCTGGTCAAGGGCATGCACCCGGTGCACCGCGCGGTGTTCCTGACCGGGGTGATGTCGTACCTGTCGGCGCCGCTGTGGTTCTTCTTCCTGGTGCTGTCGACGGCACTGCTGGCGGTCAACACGCTGATGGAGCCGCAGTACTTTATGGCGCCACGGCAGTTGTACCCGCTGTGGCCGCAATGGCATCCGGACAAGGCGGTGGCGCTGTTCTCCACCACTGTCGTGCTGCTGTTCCTGCCTAAATTGCTGAGCATCATCCTGATCTGGGCCAAGGGCGCGAAAGAGTTCGGCGGCAAGTTCAAGGTGACCCTGTCGATGCTGCTGGAGATGTTGTTCTCCATGCTGCTGGCGCCGGTGCGGATGATTTTCCACACTCGCTTCGTGCTCGCCGCGTTCCTCGGCTGGGCTGCGACCTGGAACTCGCCACAGCGTGACGACGACTCCACGCCATGGAGTGAAGCGGTCAAGCGTCACGGCCCACAGACCTTGCTCGGTTTTTTCTGGGCACTGTTGGTGGTGTGGTTGAACCCAAGCTTCTTGTGGTGGTTGGTGCCGATTGTCGGTTCGCTGATGCTGTCGATCCCGGTGTCGGTAATCTCAAGCCGGGTCAAGCTGGGCCTCAAGTCTCGCGATGAGAGCCTGTTCCTGATCCCTGAGGAGTACAACCCGCCCCAGGCGCTACTGTCGACCGACCAGTACACCCACGAAAACCGTTGGCACGCGCTCAATGACGGCTTTGTGCGGGCGGTGGTCGATCCTCAGCAGAATGCCCTGGCCTGTGCCCTGGCGACTTCCCGTCATGGTCAGGCCGAGCCGATTGAGTGGCTGCGCGTCGAGCGTGTTCGTCATGCGTTGAAAGTCGGCCCCGCCGGCCTCAACAACGGCGAGCGCCTGGCCTTACTCAGCGATCCGGTCGCCCTGGCTCGCTTGCATGAACAGGTTTGGAGCGAAGGTCACGCTGAGTGGTTGGCTGCCTGGCGTGAGTCGGTCAAGGCCGATCCTCATGCGCCATTGCTGCCTCTGAAACCGCAGTCGTCCCAGGCCCTGCCAGCCTGA
- a CDS encoding amino acid ABC transporter ATP-binding protein: MIEVRDLVKVFDTRGHVVRAVDNVTTQVAKGEVLVVIGPSGSGKSTFLRCLNGLEEFDSGSVSIDGLQLADPKTDVNAYRREVGMVFQHFNLFPHMTVLENLCLAQKVVRKRGKKEREAKALALLEKVGIAQKANEFPSRLSGGQQQRVAIARALAMEPKVMLFDEPTSALDPEMVGEVLDVMKTLALEGMTMVCVTHEMGFAREVADRVLFFDHGKLLEDAAPAQFFDAPKDPRAQAFLRQVL; the protein is encoded by the coding sequence GTGATTGAAGTCCGCGATCTGGTAAAAGTCTTCGACACCCGTGGGCACGTGGTCCGTGCGGTGGATAACGTCACCACTCAGGTGGCCAAGGGCGAAGTGCTGGTAGTGATCGGTCCGTCCGGCTCCGGCAAGTCGACCTTCCTGCGCTGCCTCAATGGCCTGGAGGAGTTCGACTCTGGCTCGGTGAGCATCGACGGCTTGCAATTGGCCGACCCGAAAACCGATGTGAATGCCTACCGCCGTGAAGTCGGTATGGTGTTCCAGCATTTCAACCTGTTTCCGCACATGACCGTGCTGGAAAACCTCTGTCTCGCGCAAAAGGTTGTGCGCAAGCGCGGCAAGAAAGAGCGTGAAGCCAAGGCCTTGGCCTTGCTGGAAAAGGTCGGGATTGCCCAGAAAGCCAATGAGTTTCCGTCGCGGCTTTCCGGTGGTCAGCAGCAGCGCGTCGCCATTGCCCGGGCGTTGGCCATGGAACCCAAGGTGATGCTGTTCGACGAACCCACCTCGGCGCTGGACCCGGAAATGGTTGGCGAAGTACTGGACGTCATGAAGACCCTGGCCCTGGAAGGTATGACCATGGTCTGCGTGACCCACGAAATGGGCTTTGCCCGGGAAGTGGCGGATCGGGTGCTGTTCTTCGATCACGGCAAGCTGCTGGAAGACGCCGCCCCGGCGCAGTTCTTCGATGCACCTAAGGATCCACGGGCCCAGGCGTTTTTGCGCCAGGTCCTGTAA
- a CDS encoding transporter substrate-binding domain-containing protein gives MKKYLSMLLLGVSALVAVNAAHAGAIDDAVKRGTLKVGMDPTYMPFQMTNKRGEIIGFEVDILKAMAKSMGVKFEPISTGYDGIIPALLTNKFDMIGSGMTLTQERNLRLNFSEPFIVVGQTLLIRKELEGTIKSYKDLNDEKYRLTSKLGTTGEMVAKKLIAKAKYHGYDNEQEAVLDVVNGKADAFVYDAPYNVVAEKKVGNGKLVFLEEPFTFEPLAFGLKKGDYDSINFINNFLHQIRNDGTYDRIHDKWFKSSEWLKDME, from the coding sequence ATGAAAAAGTATCTTTCGATGCTGCTGCTTGGCGTCTCGGCGCTGGTGGCGGTCAATGCGGCGCACGCTGGTGCCATCGATGATGCCGTCAAGCGCGGGACACTGAAAGTCGGCATGGATCCGACCTACATGCCCTTCCAGATGACCAACAAACGCGGTGAAATCATCGGCTTTGAAGTCGACATCCTCAAGGCCATGGCCAAGTCCATGGGTGTCAAGTTCGAGCCGATCTCCACCGGCTATGACGGCATCATCCCGGCGTTGCTGACCAACAAGTTCGACATGATCGGCAGCGGCATGACCCTGACCCAGGAGCGCAACCTGCGCCTGAACTTCAGCGAACCCTTCATCGTCGTTGGCCAGACCCTGCTGATTCGCAAGGAACTGGAAGGCACCATCAAGTCCTACAAAGACCTGAACGATGAGAAGTACCGCCTGACGTCCAAGCTTGGCACCACAGGTGAGATGGTCGCCAAAAAGCTGATCGCCAAAGCCAAGTACCACGGCTACGACAACGAGCAGGAAGCGGTGCTCGACGTGGTTAACGGCAAGGCTGATGCCTTCGTCTATGACGCGCCGTATAACGTGGTCGCAGAGAAAAAAGTCGGCAACGGCAAGTTGGTATTCCTTGAAGAACCGTTCACCTTCGAACCCTTGGCGTTCGGGTTGAAGAAAGGCGATTACGACAGCATCAACTTCATCAACAACTTCCTGCACCAGATCCGTAACGACGGCACCTACGATCGCATTCATGACAAGTGGTTCAAGAGCTCCGAGTGGCTCAAGGACATGGAATAA
- a CDS encoding methyl-accepting chemotaxis protein, protein MFRPLTRVLGNTSVTLKLILGFALVLALSLAIALTGWQALNASLFRSQSLTVLSQLAVTSEELRADRIVYRTLNDPASLARIGLQMEKIDHYLAELSDRLKHPASLQQVHDSTRLTASFKTALGGLPNLIEQRESTRAQLKHSSLQASDTLAQLASDLPNQDDEKALDAIEHLRQAMERAEDSAQSPAWAAASLDAYGQAVTGALQALDSSLAAVATLPVDTTALKSAESDYRIQLTRLKDAQVTTETTQNQLEQWLDQLLKQSDLLSQYQTEQRDKEADLARTLMLNVTAAALLVGALAAWLISGQIVIPLRHALLTANRIAQGDLSHDVQTTRRDELGQLQRSIGQMTVNLRGLIGGISDSARQIASAAEQLSAVTKQTRSGINDQKQETEQVATAMNQMLATSQEVARHAEQASAAATEADRQAGMGDQVVAEAIAHIEHLAQEMARSSQAMQGLKQESQKIGSVLEVIKSVSEQTNLLALNAAIEAARAGEAGRGFAVVADEVRSLAQRTQQSAEEIEELIGSLHRGTQQVADIMDNSRNLTDNSVELTRRAGDALSSITRTVSVIQEMNPQIAAAAEEQTAVAEEINRSVLKVKDVSEQTSAASQETAEASVELARLGAQLQVWVGRFKV, encoded by the coding sequence ATGTTTCGTCCACTGACCCGCGTATTAGGCAACACCAGCGTCACCCTCAAACTCATCCTCGGTTTCGCCCTGGTATTGGCACTGAGCCTGGCTATTGCCCTGACGGGCTGGCAAGCCTTGAACGCCTCACTCTTTCGCTCGCAATCATTGACCGTCCTTTCCCAATTGGCCGTGACGAGCGAGGAGTTGCGCGCCGACCGGATTGTCTACCGCACCCTGAATGACCCGGCAAGCCTGGCCAGGATTGGCCTGCAAATGGAGAAGATCGACCACTACCTCGCCGAGCTCTCCGACCGACTGAAACACCCGGCCAGCCTGCAGCAAGTACACGACTCGACCCGTCTGACGGCTAGCTTCAAAACCGCTCTAGGCGGCCTGCCCAACCTGATTGAACAACGTGAAAGCACACGTGCGCAGCTCAAACACAGCTCCCTCCAGGCCAGCGACACCCTCGCACAGTTGGCCAGTGACCTGCCCAACCAGGACGATGAGAAGGCGCTGGACGCTATTGAACACCTGCGCCAAGCCATGGAAAGAGCCGAAGACAGCGCCCAGAGCCCCGCCTGGGCGGCCGCCTCGCTGGATGCCTATGGACAAGCCGTCACCGGCGCACTCCAGGCACTCGACAGCTCACTGGCGGCGGTTGCGACGCTGCCGGTGGACACAACTGCGCTTAAAAGTGCCGAGTCCGATTACCGCATCCAACTGACCCGCCTCAAGGACGCTCAGGTCACCACCGAAACTACTCAGAACCAACTGGAGCAATGGCTGGATCAATTGCTCAAGCAAAGCGACCTGCTGAGCCAGTACCAGACCGAACAACGTGACAAAGAAGCAGACCTGGCCCGCACCCTGATGCTCAATGTCACCGCCGCAGCCCTGCTGGTAGGCGCCCTGGCCGCGTGGCTGATCTCCGGGCAGATCGTCATACCGCTGCGCCATGCCCTGCTGACCGCCAATCGGATCGCCCAGGGCGACCTCAGCCACGACGTCCAGACCACGCGCCGGGATGAACTGGGGCAGTTGCAACGCAGTATCGGGCAAATGACCGTCAACCTGCGGGGCTTGATCGGCGGCATCAGCGACAGCGCCCGGCAAATTGCCAGTGCCGCCGAGCAGTTGTCTGCCGTGACCAAACAGACCCGAAGCGGAATCAACGACCAGAAACAGGAAACCGAACAGGTCGCCACCGCGATGAACCAAATGCTCGCCACATCCCAGGAGGTCGCGCGCCATGCCGAACAAGCCTCAGCGGCTGCCACCGAAGCTGACCGGCAGGCGGGCATGGGTGATCAGGTGGTGGCTGAAGCCATTGCTCATATCGAGCACCTGGCCCAGGAGATGGCCCGTTCCAGTCAAGCCATGCAAGGCCTGAAACAGGAGAGCCAGAAGATTGGCAGCGTATTGGAGGTGATCAAGTCCGTCTCGGAACAGACCAATCTGCTGGCGCTCAATGCGGCGATTGAGGCGGCTCGCGCTGGTGAAGCGGGTCGGGGCTTTGCGGTGGTGGCCGATGAAGTACGCAGTTTGGCGCAACGCACGCAGCAATCAGCCGAGGAAATCGAAGAGTTGATTGGCAGCCTGCACAGGGGCACGCAGCAGGTTGCAGACATCATGGACAACAGCCGCAACCTCACCGACAACAGCGTCGAACTGACTCGACGCGCCGGCGACGCCCTTTCCAGTATCACCCGCACCGTGTCGGTGATCCAGGAGATGAACCCGCAGATCGCCGCCGCCGCCGAGGAGCAAACAGCCGTCGCCGAGGAAATCAACCGCAGTGTACTGAAGGTCAAGGATGTGTCGGAGCAGACCTCAGCCGCGAGTCAGGAGACCGCCGAGGCCAGTGTGGAACTGGCACGGCTGGGAGCGCAGTTGCAGGTGTGGGTGGGCAGGTTCAAGGTGTGA